The following is a genomic window from Thermodesulfobacteriota bacterium.
AAGAAACAGTATTGAAGTCATCTCCAATTCGCAAAAATCCTTTGACAATACAAGTAGGTTAAGCAATAATTTGGTTATATAATCTTCATCTTACAGGTAGCGGTTATGGGGTAGTACATTGATGATGGGGCGCGTGAGGAAAGACAATAAATATGAGGATATAGATGTTTGACCGCATTTTGAAGGAGATACAAGACAAAATACGCAAGCGGAAATACATAATGTCAATCCACTCTGAAGAAGAGATGAACGATGACAATCTTTCCATCTTTGATGTCGAAGGTTGTATTCTTACCGGAAAGATTTTGGAAAGACAGAAAGACAAAGTTACTGCCGAGTAGAAATATCGAATAAATGGACAATCTCTTTCCGGCGGTGAACTTGAAGTTGTAGCCAAATTGAGCCCAACAGGCAAGTTGGTTATTATTACAGTATATGTACCATAACATTCAATGAAAGCAGGAAGAGAAATGATTTGTGATAATTGCGGGAAACAAGGTGCGCGCATC
Proteins encoded in this region:
- a CDS encoding DUF4258 domain-containing protein, giving the protein MFDRILKEIQDKIRKRKYIMSIHSEEEMNDDNLSIFDVEGCILTGKILERQKDKVTAE